The Fimbriimonadales bacterium genome has a window encoding:
- a CDS encoding prepilin-type N-terminal cleavage/methylation domain-containing protein, producing the protein MKPRKAFTLIEMLVVIAIIAIIASILFPVLSRAKQAGKKTKSISNIMQFGHATQLYCSNWDDKYPRTDYCSPMDSLNPDLNKEGAVNGDGCSQYPFPYRINHYKWQKWLMPYATTVHLFDHPVMEKDRKMWEENGEIFDMYAINLALTGALNTWGNPNKNGAYRDSFLRGSPTNVPNPSEAMLFMEFASSKINFVPVFLYPNDKYTTAYPIALRELWAPMFMKWKDKNDCTPTNEVDDKVVPFSGGIIIGKVDGSAKWMHVNAFLQKTPTKMDYIVGSYAGGWECGPTDGARTVSEKPNWSEEWPLWALN; encoded by the coding sequence GTGAAGCCGAGAAAAGCCTTTACCCTAATCGAGATGCTGGTCGTGATAGCGATAATCGCCATAATCGCCTCCATTCTCTTTCCAGTTCTCTCCCGCGCGAAGCAGGCAGGGAAAAAAACGAAATCCATTTCGAACATCATGCAATTCGGGCATGCGACCCAACTATACTGCAGCAATTGGGACGATAAATATCCTCGCACGGATTATTGTTCCCCGATGGATTCCCTTAATCCAGATTTAAACAAAGAGGGGGCTGTAAATGGCGATGGTTGCAGTCAATATCCGTTTCCCTATCGCATCAATCATTACAAATGGCAAAAGTGGTTGATGCCTTATGCCACGACGGTTCACCTTTTCGACCATCCTGTGATGGAAAAAGATAGAAAGATGTGGGAAGAGAATGGCGAAATTTTCGACATGTATGCAATTAATCTCGCACTCACAGGCGCGCTTAACACTTGGGGTAACCCAAATAAAAACGGAGCATATCGCGATTCGTTTTTAAGGGGCAGTCCTACGAATGTTCCAAACCCGAGTGAAGCAATGTTATTTATGGAATTTGCAAGCAGCAAAATCAATTTCGTGCCCGTTTTTCTTTATCCGAACGATAAATATACGACTGCGTATCCGATAGCCTTGCGCGAGTTATGGGCTCCAATGTTCATGAAATGGAAAGACAAGAATGATTGCACGCCAACGAATGAAGTAGACGACAAAGTAGTGCCTTTTTCTGGTGGAATTATCATCGGAAAAGTAGACGGAAGTGCGAAATGGATGCATGTAAATGCATTTCTTCAAAAAACACCTACGAAAATGGATTATATCGTTGGAAGTTATGCTGGAGGATGGGAATGCGGACCGACGGACGGCGCAAGAACCGTATCGGAAAAACCTAACTGGTCGGAGGAATGGCCTTTATGGGCGCTGAATTGA